The genomic interval TGCTGGCCCCACTGGAGCCCTACCAGCTCGTGCTGGGCAAGACGCTGCCCTATCTGCTGGTGGCGATCGGCTCGACCGTACTGATCCTGCTCGTCGGACGCCTGCTGTTCGACGTGGAAGTGCGCGGCGACCTGCTCGTGCTGGCCTTCGTGGTGCTGGCCTACCTGCTGGCCGGCCTCGGCCAGGGCCTGTTGATTTCGACCGTCGCGCCCAGCCAGCAGGTAGCCTTTCAGATTGCCATCATCAGCACGCTATTGCCCACGTTCATCCTCTCGGGCTTCGTTTTTCCCATTTACAACATGCCGCCGGTCATCCAGGCCCTCACCTACCTGGTGCCGGCCCGCTACTTCCTGGTGGCGCTGCGGGGCGTGATGCTGAAAGGAACCGGGCTGGCCGTTTTCTGGCCCGATGTGCTGCTGCTGTTGCTTTTTGCAGGGCTTATGCTCACGCTGAGCAGCATTCGCCTGCGCCGTCTGTTTCAACATCTGATGTGAGCCGCCATGGAACAGGTGCTCGCTTTTCTGCGGAAAGAGTTCCGCCAGTTGCGGCGCGATCCGCGCATGCTGTTTCTGCTGATCGTGCCGCCGATCGTGCAGCTCGTGCTGCTGGGCTACGCGGCCAACCTGGACGTGCGACACGTGCCGCTCGTCGTGTGCGATCCGGTGCCCTCGGCCACCAGCCGCGACCTCGTGCAGCGGCTGGTAGCCAGCACCTACTTCGACCTTGTCGGCTACGAGCCCGACGCGCGGCGCGTCGGCGAATGGCTCGACCGCGGGGAGGCCACCGTGGCGCTCGTCTTTCCGCCCGACTTCGGGAAAGAGGTGGCGCAGGGCACCACGGCCTCGGTCCAGCTGCTGGTGGACGGCAGCGAGACGAACACGGCCACCGTCGCCCTGAGCTATGCGTCGCAGATCATCCAGCACGCCCTCGGTGTCGGTGCCGTTTCGGCCGGAGTCGTGCCCGAGCTGCGCGTGTGGTTCAACCCGGCGCTCTCCAGCCGCTGGTTCATCATCCCCGGACTGGTGGGTCTGCTTCTGACCGTGATGACCACGGTGCTGACGGCCCTGGCGCTGGTCAAAGAGAAAGAGACGGGCACGCTGGAACAACTGCTGGTGACGCCGCTGCGTCCGGCCACCGTGCTGCTGGGTAAGCTCGTGCCGTTTCTGCTGATCGGGCTACTGGACGTGCTGCTGGTGGTGCTGGTAGCGACGCTGTGGTTTCAGGTGCCGCTGCGTGGCAGCATCCCGCTCCTGTTCGGCTGCGCGCTGCTCTTTCTGCTCAACACGCTGGGGCTCGGGCTGCTCATCTCCACGCTGAGCCGCACGCAGCAGCAGGCACTGATCGGTGCCGCTTTTTTCGCGCTCATGCCCATGATCATCCTTTCCGGCTTCGTCTTCCCCATCGAGAGCATGCCACCCGTGATCCAGGCCGTCACCTACATCGTGCCCCTGCGCTACTTTCTGACCATCGTACGGGGCATTTTCCTGAAAGGCGTGGGCATCTCGGCGCTCTGGGAGGAGATGCTGGCGCTGCTCGTGCTGGGGTTGCTTCTGTTTGGCCTGAGCACCTGGCGCTTCCGCCGGCAGTTGCATTGATGCTGCGCCTGCGTTCAGGCGGGGCTCAGTTCGGTGGCCTCCACGTGCGGGCCCAGTTCCCAGAGATCGACCAGTTCGTTGAGCAGATCTTCTTCAGTGTCCAGGAAGGTGCCGTCGGCGTTGGCGATCTGCACCAGGTCGTGGAAGGCCGTCAGACGCTGCTCGGGCGTGAGCGCCATCTTGATTGCCTCGGCCGAAACGCGCAGTTCGGCCTCGGTCAGTCCTTCGGCGTAGCGGTCGATCGCCTCCTGCAGCACAGCCGCCAGTTGCTGGTCGGTCAGGTCCGGACACCAGGTGCGCAGCTTGCGCACGATGATCTGCCGCTCCTGACGCGTGAGCTCGTGATCGACGCCGTGCGCCAGCACCAGATAGAGCAGCGCCAGATGGATGAGCACTTCGGGAATGCCTTCCTGGCCCGGATCGAGCACGCGCACCCGCTCGTAGGGCGGCTCGAGGCCCCAGCGCCGGGCCACCAGCTCCAGCAGCTGGCGCTCGCTTTCCATGACGATCCCGTCGGCCTCCACGATGCGCAACAGATCATGCAGCACAGCCTGGCGCTGAGCCTGCGAGAGATGGGGTTCGACGGCCTCCAGCGTGGCCTGCAGCAGCGCCTCCGGATCTTCGGCGGCCAGCAGCACATCGAATGCCTCCAGGACCAGCGCCCGCAACTGGTCGGGCGGGATCGTCGGACAACGGGCCTGTAGCTGGTCGATGACCGCCTCCAGCCTACCGTCGCCGACCGGCAAACCTTCGCGGGAGGCCGCGATCAGATACAGGAGCGCCAGTTCCTGCAGCCGGCCGGCCATGCAGCGCGTTTCGGACATGCGATATCCCTCTGTTTTGATGGAGGTTCTCTATCGTCAGCCCGTGCGGGCGGAATCCTCAACCCGGCCTGTATCGGCCAGCCGGCTGTCTTTCTTTAACAAATTTCTGAAAGCAAGGTGCTTGGACGCAAGGCCGGTTTGTTACGCTTTTGCAAGGGATTCACGTTCGACCGGGACGCGGAGCACCCTGACGGCCTTGACCATCGGATCGGCGGGGTCGTCGCTCCGGATGATCCGAAAGCCCAGCTTCCGGCACACGTGCTGCATGGCGTGGTTCTGCACGAGGATGTCGGCTACGATGCGCTCAAGTCCTTCGGCCTCGCCGATCTGGATCAGCCGCCGCAGCAGCTCGGTGCCCAGCCCTTTGCCCTGCACGTCGTCGCGCACGAGCATGGCAAATTCGCCATCGTTCGTGCCGTAGATCTTGGTCAGTCGCGCGACGGCCAGGATCTCGGGACGGCCGGTTTCGGGGCTGCGCCGCTCGGCCACCAGCGCCATTTCCCGATCGTAGTCGATGAAGCAGAGCCGGGCCAGCCGCTCATGCGCCACGCGCTGGCTGAGCTTGAGCAGGCTGGCGTAGCGCAGATAGACGCTGCGCTCGGAGAGTTTGTGGTGGAATTCTACCAGCAGGGGTTCATCTTCGGGACGAATGGGTCGGATGAGCACCGGGGTGCCGTCCTTGAGGCGCCAGGTGCTCATGTACTGACGCGGATAGGGACGAATGGCCGGACGCGGCAGCTCCTCTTCGCGCAGGTCTGGCGGATGCAACACGATCCGGGCGTCCAGCGCCACGATCTGATCGGGGGCGGCCAGCAGCGGGTTCACGTCGATTTCCCGGATCCAGGGCTGCTCGACGACCAGCTGGCTGAAGCGCACCATGAGCTTTTCGAGGCGGTCGAGGTTGACCGGCGGCCGTCCGCGCACGCCCTGCAGGGCCCGGTAGACCTTCGTCTGCTCCATCATGCGCCGCGCCAGCGTCGTGTTGAGCGGCGGCAGTCCCAGGGCTCGATCGCGATACACCTCTACGAGCGTTCCTCCCGCGCCGAAGAGCAGCACCGGCCCGAACTGCGGGTCAATCGTGCTCCCGATGATCAGTTCGTAGCCGTCCCGTGCCCGCACCATCGGCTGCACGGTGACGCCGTCGAACGCGTCGGCCTGGCCGCGCTCCTCCAGGTTGCGCCGGATCGTCTCGAAGGCCCGCCGTACGGCCTCGGGCGAATCCAGGTTGAGCTGGACGCCTCCCACATCGGTCTTGTGCGTGATCTTGAGCGAATGCAGCTTCAGCACGACGGGATAGCCCAGCTCTTCGGCGGCCGCCACGGCTTCGTCGGCCGTGCGGGCCAGGCGCGTCGGCGTCACGGGCAGGCAATAGGCCTCGAGCACCTGCTTGGCCTCGTACTCGGTCAGCAGCGTGCGCCCTTCCCGGCGCACCTGCTCAATGATCTGCTGCGCCCGCTCACGGTCCGGGCCTCCGTCGATCTCATCGTCGGGCAGCGAAGGCGTCTCGTACAGGGCGCGCAGGTTGTAGCTGTAGCGCCACATGTAGTTGAACACGCGCACGGCCGTGTCGGGGTACTGGAAGGTGGGAATGCCGGCGCGGTTCAGGATCTTTTTACCGGCGGCCACCTCCACCCCACCCATCCAGCTGGCCAGAATCGGCTTGCGGCTCTGTGCAAAGCGCCGGAGCTGCTCGGCCGTCTGCGTGGGATCGGTCATGGCCTGTGGCGTGAGGATGACCAGCAGGCCGTCGCTGTTTTCGTCGGCCAGCGTCACCTCCAGCGCCTTCGCGTAGCGCTCCGGATCGGCGTCGCCGAGGATGTCCACCGGATTGCCGTGACTCCAGTGCGGCGGCAGGAATTCGTCCAGCTTCTTTTTCGTTTCCTCCGAAAGCTCGGCCAGCTGGCCGCCGCCCTGCACGAGCGCATCGGTGGCCAACACACCCGCTCCGCCCGCGTTGGTCAGAATGGTCAGCCGGGGCCCCTCGGGACGCGGCTGCTTGGCCAGCACCTCGGCCATGTAGAAGAGATCGGCGATGCTATCGACGCGCAGGACGCCCGTCCGGCGAAA from Rhodothermus marinus carries:
- a CDS encoding ABC transporter permease, whose amino-acid sequence is MEQVLAFLRKEFRQLRRDPRMLFLLIVPPIVQLVLLGYAANLDVRHVPLVVCDPVPSATSRDLVQRLVASTYFDLVGYEPDARRVGEWLDRGEATVALVFPPDFGKEVAQGTTASVQLLVDGSETNTATVALSYASQIIQHALGVGAVSAGVVPELRVWFNPALSSRWFIIPGLVGLLLTVMTTVLTALALVKEKETGTLEQLLVTPLRPATVLLGKLVPFLLIGLLDVLLVVLVATLWFQVPLRGSIPLLFGCALLFLLNTLGLGLLISTLSRTQQQALIGAAFFALMPMIILSGFVFPIESMPPVIQAVTYIVPLRYFLTIVRGIFLKGVGISALWEEMLALLVLGLLLFGLSTWRFRRQLH
- a CDS encoding TerB family tellurite resistance protein, which codes for MSETRCMAGRLQELALLYLIAASREGLPVGDGRLEAVIDQLQARCPTIPPDQLRALVLEAFDVLLAAEDPEALLQATLEAVEPHLSQAQRQAVLHDLLRIVEADGIVMESERQLLELVARRWGLEPPYERVRVLDPGQEGIPEVLIHLALLYLVLAHGVDHELTRQERQIIVRKLRTWCPDLTDQQLAAVLQEAIDRYAEGLTEAELRVSAEAIKMALTPEQRLTAFHDLVQIANADGTFLDTEEDLLNELVDLWELGPHVEATELSPA
- the acs gene encoding acetate--CoA ligase alpha subunit, with amino-acid sequence MEARPDVMQHDPSHELFLPRRLHLDAIFRPRSVAVIGASERPGSVGRTLLWNLISNPFGGTVYPVNPKRTNVLGIRAYPSVKDIPEPVDLAVIATPAPTVPGVVQECVEAGVKGAVIISAGFKEIGEEGRRLEEQILTIARKGGMRIIGPNCLGVMRPVTGLNATFASTMARPGTVGFISQSGALLTSILDWSLEENVGFSAFISIGSMLDVGWGDLIYYLGSDPYTKSIILYMESIGDARSFLSAAREVALQKPIIVIKAGRTEEAARAALSHTGSLAGSDEVLSAAFRRTGVLRVDSIADLFYMAEVLAKQPRPEGPRLTILTNAGGAGVLATDALVQGGGQLAELSEETKKKLDEFLPPHWSHGNPVDILGDADPERYAKALEVTLADENSDGLLVILTPQAMTDPTQTAEQLRRFAQSRKPILASWMGGVEVAAGKKILNRAGIPTFQYPDTAVRVFNYMWRYSYNLRALYETPSLPDDEIDGGPDRERAQQIIEQVRREGRTLLTEYEAKQVLEAYCLPVTPTRLARTADEAVAAAEELGYPVVLKLHSLKITHKTDVGGVQLNLDSPEAVRRAFETIRRNLEERGQADAFDGVTVQPMVRARDGYELIIGSTIDPQFGPVLLFGAGGTLVEVYRDRALGLPPLNTTLARRMMEQTKVYRALQGVRGRPPVNLDRLEKLMVRFSQLVVEQPWIREIDVNPLLAAPDQIVALDARIVLHPPDLREEELPRPAIRPYPRQYMSTWRLKDGTPVLIRPIRPEDEPLLVEFHHKLSERSVYLRYASLLKLSQRVAHERLARLCFIDYDREMALVAERRSPETGRPEILAVARLTKIYGTNDGEFAMLVRDDVQGKGLGTELLRRLIQIGEAEGLERIVADILVQNHAMQHVCRKLGFRIIRSDDPADPMVKAVRVLRVPVERESLAKA